Genomic DNA from bacterium:
CAGGTTCGAGCTGTGATCAACAAGCATGGCCTCATCCATGAAGAGGAGTAATGATGCATAAATATGAAATTATCCTTTACTGGAGCGATGAGGATGGTGTTTTTATCGCGGAAGTCCCGGAGTTGCCGGGGTGCACTGCACATGGACATACTCATGATAAGGCCCTTGCCAATTGTAACAGTGCCACACAATTATGGTTGGAGACAACCCGGGAATACGGCCGTCATATCCCCGAACCCAAGGGCAGACGTCTCATGTTTGCCTGAACCGGAAACCGATAGACCTATTTACTGCATCTGACAGTACAAACGATATTTTTCTCAACTGCAGCGTTAGACAATGTGGCGATCATTGATATAAAATGCGATTTCCCTTTCCTTCCCTGCACAATCACCCCATCCGTTCCGAAAGCTGACGGTGCCGTGCCCGCAGGATGAACCAGACGATAAAAAAGAACGAACAGAACAACAGACTGAATGCCGCGGGTATAAAAATCTCGGAAATCCCGGCAAGCACTACCCTCGGATCGCCGGTCCCTGATGATGCAACCGCTGAATACGCCATGAACATACCAAAAATGGGTTTAATGAAGGTAAAAAAGAGAATGAAAAAGTTTACCAGCAGTATGATGTCAATCATACGATCCATGCCTTTGAACCGATCCGGGCGTATTTTCACAAACAGCCCGAAGGCACACCAGATCGATACTGCAAGATTGAAAATACCGAATA
This window encodes:
- a CDS encoding type II toxin-antitoxin system HicB family antitoxin, whose translation is MHKYEIILYWSDEDGVFIAEVPELPGCTAHGHTHDKALANCNSATQLWLETTREYGRHIPEPKGRRLMFA